The Collimonas sp. PA-H2 genome contains a region encoding:
- a CDS encoding carbonic anhydrase produces MKRFLTSALAGGLLASAMTSAFSSETGVHWSYAGKADPTHWADGVPENAVCRSGQRQSPIALSEASAERVASKDFTIHYEAGRVALLNNGHTIQANVSDANDTVVFKGETYKLDQFHFHTPSEHTLDGKSYPMELHLVNKSSSDQITVVGIFIQEGEENPALEPVFADLPATQATAGRQAQVDIAALLPNDKKALVYSGSLTTPPCSESVNWIVLEQPIAMSRQQITAFKAIFHDNHRPLQKLNGRQISEE; encoded by the coding sequence ATGAAAAGATTTCTCACATCCGCGCTTGCCGGCGGCCTGCTGGCAAGCGCAATGACATCGGCTTTCTCAAGCGAAACCGGCGTGCACTGGTCGTACGCGGGAAAAGCCGATCCGACTCACTGGGCCGACGGCGTTCCAGAAAATGCCGTCTGCCGTTCGGGCCAACGGCAATCGCCGATTGCCTTGTCCGAGGCCAGCGCCGAACGCGTAGCCAGCAAAGATTTTACGATCCACTACGAGGCCGGCCGCGTCGCCCTGTTGAATAACGGCCACACTATCCAGGCCAATGTCAGCGACGCCAACGACACCGTGGTTTTCAAAGGCGAAACGTACAAGCTGGATCAATTTCATTTCCACACGCCCAGCGAGCATACCCTGGATGGAAAATCCTATCCCATGGAACTCCACCTGGTGAACAAAAGCAGCAGCGACCAGATCACCGTGGTCGGCATCTTCATCCAGGAAGGTGAAGAAAATCCGGCGCTGGAACCGGTCTTTGCCGATCTGCCGGCAACCCAGGCAACAGCTGGACGGCAGGCACAAGTCGATATCGCAGCCTTGCTGCCGAACGATAAAAAAGCCCTGGTCTACTCCGGCTCCCTCACCACGCCGCCCTGCTCCGAATCGGTCAACTGGATCGTGCTGGAGCAGCCGATTGCCATGTCAAGGCAACAGATTACCGCATTCAAGGCGATCTTCCACGACAATCATAGGCCGCTGCAAAAATTGAATGGGCGCCAGATCAGCGAAGAATAG